The sequence below is a genomic window from Oscillospiraceae bacterium.
TCTCGCGGGAGCAGGACAAATACCGGGACTGGCTGAAGGGCCAGCCCCCGGAGGAAATCCTCCATCACAGCTATGAATACACCGTGCGGGAGGATATTTTGATGAGCGTGGAGGAGCTGACGCTCAGCGAGGCGGAAATGCGGGCGCTGCTGCTGTCCCCCTCGCCCATGGCGATCCTCTACGACAAGTTCTCCGATCTGGAAACCGGCTACATGGACACAATCCGCGACAGCGTGGAAGCTACGGCAAAGGACGAGGCAAAAAAGCTCCGTGAGCTGCCGGTCTATCCCTATCCCGCCGGCCACGCGCAGGAGAATGGGGAGCTGGACGCCTACCGCGCGTCTTTCCGCGCCAATGTGAGCTGTAAGGACGCCATTGAAGCTGCCATCCGGGACAATTATCATGATAACCGCCTTGACACTGCGGCAGTGGGACAGGTGTCGGAGCAGTTCGGGCAGGAGCGGATGCTCTACGTCCTCGCCGCCACCGTCCGCCATTTTGATTACGACGGACGTATCTCGCGGGACAACAAGCGCTGGGCGAATACCATCCCTGTCTACGAAAACAAAGACGGCATGGGCGGCGACCGCTCGGTGCAGTTTGTGGTAAGCTCACATCCCGGTCTGACGGATTTGTTTCTCACGGGGGCGCGGCGTGAGCAGCCCCTCACAGCCGACGAGATCAAAGCGGAGGCGGCGCGGCTGCTGGGCAAGCTGCAAGAGCCTGTGCAGCCCAACAGCCCAAACGGGACGCATTTCATGGCAGAGGTGTCCCGTGACTTCATGGAACGCGCCGGAGGAAAGGACACGGCGGCGCTGCAAAAGCTGCTGCCCTTTTCCTCCCTTGCTCTCACGACCCTCAAAGGCCGCAGGGGCGTGTTTGCCGTCATCTCCAAGGAGGAGGACCGCACACAGCCGCTCCACTGCCGAAAGCCCTCCGTCCGCTCCAAGCTGCAACAGGCGGCGGAGCAGAAGCCGACCGCCGCAAAGAAGAAGGATTTGGAGCTGTGACATGGCGAAGCGGAAACGGGACATCCAGCTCAAAGTCCGTGTGACGCCGGAGGAACGGGCGATGATCGAGGCGAAGATGGCGCAGCTCGGCACGACCAACATGGGCGCATATCTTCGGAAAATGGCCATTGACGGGTATGTGGTGAAGCTCGACCTGCCGGAGCTGCGGGAGCTGGTGTCGCTGCTGCGGTATTCGTCTAATAATCTCAATCAGCTCACGCGGCGGGTGCATGAAACAGGGCGCGTTTACGCCGCGGATATGGATGATATACTCCAAAATCAGGAGCGGATCTGGCAGGCGGCAAGCGGTATCCTGTCCCGGCTTGCCGCCATCAAATAAAGGGGTATATATCCCATGCGGGGCGGCTTGCTGCGAGGTAAGCCGCCCCTGCTTTTTTGCGGTCCGGCATCCTTGCAGGGCAAAGCAGCTTCCTGTATGCTGAAAGCAGAAACAAACAAAACTGGAGGGATATTGATATGCGTTTCCTTTTGAAAATCCTCTTTGCGCCCATCCTCGCGGTGCTTGCCGTCGTCACATGGTTTTTCGTGTTCGTCGTCAGCCTGTCCAGCGGCATCCTCTGCATCCCCGCCGCTATTCTCGGCTTCTTCGGTCTGTTCATCCTCTTTGTGGATTCCGTCAGCTACGGCGCGGGGCTGCTGGTGATCGCGTTCCTCATAAGCCCCTACGGACTGCCCATGCTGGCGGGCTGGCTGGTGGCAAAGCTCCATGTCCTACGCTATATGCTTCGGGACTGGATATATGGATAAGGCTGTTTTCAGAAACACCGCATCAAGCAAAAGCGCGGAGCATATCGCCCCGCGCTTTTCGTTTTATTCGATCTCGTAATCCTCACTGTCGTCGGCCTCTCCGGTGGTGCAGGTGAAGCACATATTCGTCCCCGTGATGGCGCTGCCGGCCGCCCAGATGGGCGCGCCGCATATCATGCATCTTGCGCCGTTTTTCTTGGCGGCAAGGGATTCCCGCAGTGCCGCGATCAGCTCCCTGCGGTTGGCGTCCTTGTTGTTTTTTACTACGCCGTCCGCAAATTCTTCAATGGAAATATAGGTGAACATATCATTCCTCCGGTTTGACCGCAACATATTTTTGATTGCGGCTGTTGGGCTTGTCGGGAATGGTCATGCGAAGCTGCCCGCTTTCCAGCAGGGGCTTCAAATGGGATTGCATAAGGCTGCGGACGCTTTTATATCCGCAGTATGCGGCGATCTCGATTCTGGAACGCGGCTCTTGGCAGCAGGCCAAAATCTTATCTCTGATACCGACTTGTGCGGCATCTTGTGCGCCGACTTGTGCGTTATCTTGTGCGTCGTGACTTTCACTGCGGAAGAACACAACAACGAACCCTGACTTCATAATCTTAAACGCAAACCGGCAATTTGCTTCGTTGCAGGCGTCGGCAATCCGCTTCAAGCCTGTGCCGAAGCTCTCCACATCCTTTGAGTAGTAGAGGATGGAGGTAATCAGCGGATTTCTGCGCACGGGGCGCTCATCGCCGCTGATGAAGTCCTCCGGCTTGTAGCCCTCCGGGAAGCTGCCCGGATTATATATCTCAACACGGTCTTTGTAGATGGCGACCTCGTTGCTCTGACAAGCGCCGTAGTCCTTATGACAGAAGGAGTTAATCAGAGCCTCGCGGATGGCGTCGGCAGGGATTTCGGGAATCTCCTTGCGCTGCAATGAGCCGTCAAAATGGACACGCCAGTGGATGTTGCTCATGATGTATTTTTCGGCAAGCGCCACCAGCTCAAACACCGTTCCGCGATGACGCTGGATGTCCAGAAACGTCAGCCGCTCCGTTCCCGCGAAGATTGCCATTTGCAGCTCTGCGTACATACTCTCGCAGAACAGCACCATGCCCGCGTTCAGCAGGTGCTCTCCCTCGGTCAGCAGCAGCTTATTCAGCGCAGAGGTCTTATCCGCATATTCAAATTCAATGCGCTTTGCCTCATGCCCGCGCTCAACATACCGCTCGACCAGCTTTCCGTCTACCTGCTCCACAAGAAAGTTTGACACGCGCCGTTCCCATGCGTCCTCTGCGCCGTCCTGCTTTCTCAGGTAGGCCACAAGCTCCTGCTGCGACAGCACCTTGTCCTCGTCCGCAACGCGGATGCGGGCAACATCATACGCAAAGTATGGCGTATTGTAGCCCTCAAAGCGGACAAGGATGCACTCTTTCCCGTCGATGCGCACGGTCTGTATCTCAGGAAAAATCTGCGGCTCGATATGATTGGAGATTGCCTGACTGATGTCCCGCAGCGTTTTTTCGGAGATTTCCTGTCCGATGGGCGTACC
It includes:
- a CDS encoding mobilization protein; protein product: MAKRKRDIQLKVRVTPEERAMIEAKMAQLGTTNMGAYLRKMAIDGYVVKLDLPELRELVSLLRYSSNNLNQLTRRVHETGRVYAADMDDILQNQERIWQAASGILSRLAAIK
- a CDS encoding membrane protein encodes the protein MRFLLKILFAPILAVLAVVTWFFVFVVSLSSGILCIPAAILGFFGLFILFVDSVSYGAGLLVIAFLISPYGLPMLAGWLVAKLHVLRYMLRDWIYG
- a CDS encoding ATP-dependent DNA helicase RecG, which produces MNLGRETETLEFKKSTGELKEGIISIGAILNKHQKGELYFGVRPDGTPIGQEISEKTLRDISQAISNHIEPQIFPEIQTVRIDGKECILVRFEGYNTPYFAYDVARIRVADEDKVLSQQELVAYLRKQDGAEDAWERRVSNFLVEQVDGKLVERYVERGHEAKRIEFEYADKTSALNKLLLTEGEHLLNAGMVLFCESMYAELQMAIFAGTERLTFLDIQRHRGTVFELVALAEKYIMSNIHWRVHFDGSLQRKEIPEIPADAIREALINSFCHKDYGACQSNEVAIYKDRVEIYNPGSFPEGYKPEDFISGDERPVRRNPLITSILYYSKDVESFGTGLKRIADACNEANCRFAFKIMKSGFVVVFFRSESHDAQDNAQVGAQDAAQVGIRDKILACCQEPRSRIEIAAYCGYKSVRSLMQSHLKPLLESGQLRMTIPDKPNSRNQKYVAVKPEE